In a single window of the Sphingosinicella microcystinivorans genome:
- a CDS encoding 16S rRNA (uracil(1498)-N(3))-methyltransferase, with translation MSSKAGSSKAGPRLFVDAPLEAGKTLPLPPAAGHYLTRVMRLREGDGVRLFDDRTGEWRAVIAAVGKREVVVRAEALLRPREVVPDLWLCAAPLKAGRIDWLAEKACELGVARLVPTVTRRTVVGNLKLDRLRAHMIEAAEQCERTALPELAEPVPLAALLADWPEARALIFCDEEGGEPAAKALPGIAAPAAILIGPEGGFDDAERAAIRALPRCVRVSLGPRILRADTAAAAAVSVWQALAGDWRGD, from the coding sequence TTGTCAAGCAAAGCCGGGTCAAGCAAGGCGGGTCCGCGCCTGTTCGTGGACGCGCCGCTCGAAGCCGGGAAGACGCTGCCTTTGCCGCCTGCCGCGGGCCACTATCTGACGCGGGTCATGCGGCTGCGCGAGGGCGACGGCGTGCGCCTGTTCGACGACCGCACTGGCGAATGGCGCGCGGTGATCGCCGCCGTCGGCAAGCGCGAGGTCGTGGTGCGCGCGGAGGCGCTGCTGAGGCCGCGCGAGGTGGTTCCCGACCTCTGGCTCTGCGCCGCGCCGCTGAAGGCGGGCCGCATCGACTGGCTGGCGGAAAAGGCCTGCGAGCTTGGGGTGGCGCGGCTGGTGCCCACGGTCACGCGGCGTACCGTGGTGGGCAATCTAAAGCTGGACCGGCTGCGCGCGCACATGATCGAGGCCGCCGAGCAGTGCGAGCGCACGGCGCTGCCGGAGCTTGCCGAGCCCGTGCCGCTCGCGGCGCTGCTCGCGGACTGGCCGGAGGCGCGCGCGCTGATCTTCTGCGACGAGGAGGGCGGCGAGCCGGCGGCGAAGGCGCTGCCGGGCATTGCCGCGCCCGCCGCGATCCTGATCGGGCCGGAGGGCGGTTTCGACGATGCCGAACGCGCGGCCATACGGGCGCTTCCCCGGTGCGTGCGCGTGTCGCTCGGCCCCCGGATCCTGCGCGCGGACACGGCGGCGGCGGCGGCGGTCTCGGTCTGGCAGGCGCTTGCGGGGGATTGGCGGGGGGATTGA